DNA from Thermoproteales archaeon:
TAATAACGTCGCTTCATCCAATTGGATGGATTGGAAAGCACATAGTTGACGTAGATTTCGCGGGGCCCGACCTTGTTGTAACGGTAAACTTTGAAAATTATGGCGCTTTTCTAGGCGCTAAAGGAGCACATATAAGGTTAATAGATAGCGTTATGAGGAAATTGCTCGATGTAGGTGTTAAAGTAAAGCAATTGCAGAGAACAAAAGAGGCTAGAGGTAGGAGAAGATAAGCTGGCTTTAGCTCGAGTTTAGGGGTTGCTATCTTCCTCGTCTTCTTAAAATTTAATTACATGACGCATATTCTAGTAAATGAAGATGGTATGGAGGATATTGACGTCTTAATTGTCGCAGAAAAGCCTGGAGTCGCGAAGGCGTTTGCAGAGTTTTTATCAGAGGGCAGTGTTAGAATTGTAAGATTAAACGGTGTCATTGTCAGATTTTTTCATAGGGATGGACTAAAGTGGGCGTCTATCGGCGTAAGCGGGCATTTAATGGATTATGATTTTCCAAAAGAATATAATAAATGGCACAGTATAGACCCTAGACAGCTTTTTTTCATAAAACCCTATCACAAAATCCGCGACGGCAGCAGGAGATATATTCGAGCATTGCAGACTCTTGGAAGAAAATCAAAAACCGTGATTCTCGCCTTGGACGCCGACGTTGAGGGGGAGAGCATAGCTTTTGAAGTTATGAAGATTCTCAAAAATACGAATCCAAGATTAGAGTTTAAAAGAGCATGGTTTAACGCCGTTACGAGACAGGATATACTGAAAGCTATTCAAGAATTGAAAGAGCCTAATCCTCACCTGGCAAATAAAGCATTTGCTAGAATGCAAGTGGATTTGACGATTGGAGCAGCGTTCACGCGAACTTTAACGTTATTAGTTGAGAAGAAAAATCCGCGAATACTTCCTCGTGGAAAATTCATTAGCTATGGACCATGCCAAACACCAGTTTTATATCTTGTAGTAAAGCGAGCAATTGAAAGAGAAAACTTTCAGAAGAGGAAGCTGTACAACCTGGAAGTCGATGCCCTAATAGAGGGTAAAAAGGTAAAGCTTGTTTATGAGAAAGGACCGCTTGAAAAAAAGGAGGAGATAAAGAAGATATTTGAAGAAATAAAAAGGGAAAAGCAGGGCGTTATCGTGTTAACGCAATATTCTCATAACGAAGTTCAGCCCCCAGAACCTTTAAACACTATAGAATTGGAGCGTAGAGCGAGTAGGTTTTTGAATATAAGATCTAAAGAAGCGCTCGATATAGCGGAGGATTTATACCAGGATGGTTTGATCTCTTATCCAAGAACTGAAACAACGATATATCCGCCTACGATCGATGTAAACCTGATAGCTAGAGGTTTTAGCAAGCATCCTGATTACGGGTTATATGTAAGGGTAAACCTAATGCCGCGCATGCCGATAAATCCGAGGCAAGGGAGCGAAGACGATAAAGCCCATCCACCTATCCATCCGGTTAAATCGGCTACCAAGGATTATGTCGCGAAGAAATATGGTGTAAAAGCATGGCGGCTATATGATCTTGTAGTAAGGCATTTCTTGGCAACATTGAGTAGGGAAGCAGTTGTTGAACATCAGAAAATAGTAGTTTCAATCAAAGGTTACCGTTTTAAAGCTACGGGGCTTAAGGTAATCAGGGAGGGATTTTATAAAATATATCCCCTTGGAAAGCCGAGAGAAAAACTGCTTCCCTACGTATTAGAGGGCGATATTGTGCAGATGGAGAAGATTAGAATAGTGGAAAGAGAAACCAAGCCGCCGCCTTTTCTATCTGAAGCGGAAGTTTTAAAATTAATGAAGAGGTATGGAATAGGCACTGATGCCACGATGCAAGACCACATTCACACAAATATAGAGAGACGGTATTTCACGATAAAAAACAAACGATGTATACCTACAAAACTTGGATTGGCGTTAGCGACTACTCTTCATTCGATAGTGCCGGAAATCGTAGAGCCAGAAGTTAGGGGAAAGATCGAAGCTGAGCTGGCTCATATAGCACAGGGAAGAAAGCGCGCAGAGGAGGTCGTCGAGTACGTTAAAAAGAATTTCCTAGCATACTATGACAAGCTTATCGCGAAAAGCAGCCTCCTATCCGACAAGCTTATCAAAGCTCTAAAACACGTTTACAGTGGCGAAACTAAGAAGTCTTGATAACGCCTAGCTTAGACAATTTCCGGTAGGTTTGTTTTAGTATTTTAACAACCTGGCTGTATGACACGTTTTCTCCTAATGTTTTTAATGCATCTTCAATATCGCCTGAGTAAGCCACGGCAGTCAAAACTCTGCGCTCGAGGGAGCTTGTGTAGGTAGAGTAAGCCAATCCAAGCCGCGCGATTTCTCCAAAGGATAAATTACCAAAGCTCTGTTCAATTTCATCTCGCGTTACCGGTTTATCATACCGTTGAACGACATCGAAATGTATAACCGTTAACCAATCATCATCTCTTAAACGGTTATATATGCTTTCTAACGCCTTTTTCAAATCGTTTAATGTTTCAAACCCGTCACAAGCCGCATCCTTTTCCGTTAGCTCGGAGAATTTAACATATTCTGTTGATTCTATGCTTAATTCCCCGTAAACTTTGCCTTCACTTTCTAAATAAACTCTTGAGTGACGAGGTGTAACTATCCCCAATCTAATAGTTGTCTTTTTCTTGCCTGAAAGTATAGGCTTAATATACTCTTTCCTGAACGAAAGGTATCTTCCTAGGCTTCTTTTGAACTTTCTCACGAGTTTAAGTCAATAAACTACATAATTTAACTTTTTCTAGAAGTATAAAATGAAGCTATGCGCCGGCCGGGATTTGAACCCGGGATCAGCGGCGTGGCATCGGCGCCAGAGGCTAGGCCGCCATCCTACCCAGACTAGACTACCGGCGCTCTACTTTTTGTGTTTTTAGAGTTGTATTTAAGTTTTATCAAGGGCTAATAGCTCATTTTTTAGCGACTCGGTGAAAGATACAGGTACCCTAATGGAACACGCCCTAGGATGCCCACCACCACTACCTCCAAGCTTACGTGCAATTTCTAAAAGCTTGTTTAATGCATTAAACTCGAGACTTTGAGGGACTCTACACGTGGCGACGACCTCGTTTGGCCCAGAGTTGAAAATTATAATAGTTATTTTATTGTTCTTATTAGCGTAATCTGAAGCTATTTTTCCAATATATCCCCGGGCTGGAACGCCTCTAAAATCGATCATAACAAGTCTATCTCCTTCGAATATCACCCTAGTCTTTGCTTCTTTTATGAGAGAATACAGCTTTTCCTTCGCTTTTTTAGCCCTTTCCTCTATTTCCTCGTTATAAATTTTTTTCTCTCGTACCCATAAGTGGATCATTTTTATCTTAAAATCATCATCCTCAGAATTCGCTGAAAGTGAAGAACCCACTATCTCGACTATCTTAGCCATTTCATCATCTTTTACCTCTTTTACTTTATCTCCTACTTCGCCCATTAGTGCTAGCTTCGAAAAAAAGTCAGGATCAGAAGTGTATTCTAAATAGGCGTA
Protein-coding regions in this window:
- a CDS encoding type IA DNA topoisomerase; this translates as MTHILVNEDGMEDIDVLIVAEKPGVAKAFAEFLSEGSVRIVRLNGVIVRFFHRDGLKWASIGVSGHLMDYDFPKEYNKWHSIDPRQLFFIKPYHKIRDGSRRYIRALQTLGRKSKTVILALDADVEGESIAFEVMKILKNTNPRLEFKRAWFNAVTRQDILKAIQELKEPNPHLANKAFARMQVDLTIGAAFTRTLTLLVEKKNPRILPRGKFISYGPCQTPVLYLVVKRAIERENFQKRKLYNLEVDALIEGKKVKLVYEKGPLEKKEEIKKIFEEIKREKQGVIVLTQYSHNEVQPPEPLNTIELERRASRFLNIRSKEALDIAEDLYQDGLISYPRTETTIYPPTIDVNLIARGFSKHPDYGLYVRVNLMPRMPINPRQGSEDDKAHPPIHPVKSATKDYVAKKYGVKAWRLYDLVVRHFLATLSREAVVEHQKIVVSIKGYRFKATGLKVIREGFYKIYPLGKPREKLLPYVLEGDIVQMEKIRIVERETKPPPFLSEAEVLKLMKRYGIGTDATMQDHIHTNIERRYFTIKNKRCIPTKLGLALATTLHSIVPEIVEPEVRGKIEAELAHIAQGRKRAEEVVEYVKKNFLAYYDKLIAKSSLLSDKLIKALKHVYSGETKKS
- a CDS encoding ASCH domain-containing protein; this translates as MRKFKRSLGRYLSFRKEYIKPILSGKKKTTIRLGIVTPRHSRVYLESEGKVYGELSIESTEYVKFSELTEKDAACDGFETLNDLKKALESIYNRLRDDDWLTVIHFDVVQRYDKPVTRDEIEQSFGNLSFGEIARLGLAYSTYTSSLERRVLTAVAYSGDIEDALKTLGENVSYSQVVKILKQTYRKLSKLGVIKTS